From a region of the Bdellovibrio sp. ArHS genome:
- a CDS encoding cysteine synthase family protein — protein sequence MSHIYNSILDAIGDTPMVALHNVTKGSKHKFFAKVEYFNPGGSIKDRVAVAMIEEAEKRGDLKPGGTIVEATSGNTGVGLALAAAVKGYKSIFVMPEKMSEEKRALLRAYGAQVVITPMVGPEDPLSHYSVAKKIAEQIPGGFLVNQFFNPDNPNRHYQTTGPEIWNQMDGKIDMLVGGAGTGGTLSGCAKYLKEQKSNVKVICADPIGSILYDLFYHKKIVDPPGSYKVEGIGEDMLPGNVHLDIYDGFVRVGDPEAFAMTRRLVSEEGLLVGPSSATALVGAMKASEKLEKPSNIVVIFADSGRQYLSKAFNDKWMIENGLLKEEDVKNSFNRVISAEEALKNLPSK from the coding sequence ATGTCACATATCTATAATTCGATTCTGGACGCTATTGGCGACACGCCAATGGTAGCCCTTCATAACGTCACTAAAGGTTCCAAGCACAAGTTTTTCGCCAAAGTGGAATACTTTAACCCGGGTGGAAGTATTAAGGACCGCGTGGCTGTGGCCATGATCGAAGAAGCTGAAAAGCGCGGCGATTTGAAACCCGGCGGAACTATTGTTGAAGCGACTTCGGGGAACACCGGTGTCGGCTTGGCTCTAGCGGCGGCAGTCAAAGGATATAAGAGCATCTTTGTGATGCCCGAAAAAATGAGCGAAGAAAAACGTGCATTGTTGCGTGCCTACGGTGCTCAAGTGGTTATCACTCCGATGGTGGGCCCCGAAGATCCTCTTAGTCACTATTCCGTAGCCAAGAAGATTGCCGAACAGATCCCGGGTGGCTTTCTGGTTAATCAATTTTTTAATCCGGACAATCCGAATCGCCATTATCAAACGACGGGTCCAGAAATCTGGAACCAAATGGATGGAAAAATCGACATGTTGGTGGGGGGCGCTGGAACAGGCGGGACTCTTTCTGGCTGCGCGAAGTACCTGAAAGAACAAAAATCTAATGTGAAGGTTATTTGTGCGGACCCGATCGGAAGCATCCTTTACGACCTCTTTTATCACAAAAAAATTGTTGATCCTCCTGGTTCTTATAAAGTTGAGGGCATCGGTGAAGACATGCTTCCCGGAAATGTGCATTTAGATATTTATGATGGCTTTGTTCGCGTTGGTGATCCAGAGGCTTTCGCCATGACCCGCCGACTGGTATCTGAAGAAGGACTGCTGGTTGGTCCTTCCAGCGCAACGGCACTGGTGGGCGCCATGAAGGCTTCTGAAAAGTTAGAAAAGCCTTCTAACATCGTAGTCATCTTCGCTGATAGCGGTCGCCAATATCTTAGCAAGGCTTTCAACGACAAGTGGATGATTGAAAACGGCCTCTTGAAAGAAGAAGACGTTAAAAACTCGTTCAATCGCGTGATTTCTGCTGAAGAGGCATTAAAAAATCTTCCCTCAAAATAG
- a CDS encoding cystathionine gamma-synthase has protein sequence MKKTTENLGFATRAIHAGQSPDPTTGAIMTPVYLTSTYVQESPGVHKGWEYSRTHNPTRRAYENCMANLESGKFGFAFASGCAATTTILHIIKSGDHVIAMDDMYGGTFRLFDKVLKHDGIDFSYTDLTKVENFEKAIKPNTKMVWLETPTNPTLKLVDIKGICAIAKAKGIIVAVDNTFMSPYFQRPLELGADIVVHSATKYIGGHSDVVGGIAVTSREDLAEKLAFLSNGMGAIQGPFDSFMCLRSLKTLPLRMKAHQENAMAIAKFLENHPKVDKVIYPGLESHPQHALAKEQMHGFGGMITFYIKGGMDSARKFLENVNVFSLAESLGGVESLIEHPAIMTHASVPAENRKALGIDDSLIRLSVGVEDLNDLLNDLKNAFDKA, from the coding sequence ATGAAAAAGACGACAGAGAATTTAGGTTTTGCAACAAGAGCTATTCACGCGGGTCAATCTCCGGATCCGACGACGGGCGCGATTATGACGCCGGTGTATTTAACCTCGACCTATGTACAAGAGTCTCCAGGAGTTCATAAGGGCTGGGAATACTCTCGCACTCACAATCCCACGCGTCGCGCTTATGAAAACTGCATGGCAAATCTTGAAAGTGGCAAGTTTGGTTTTGCCTTTGCTTCGGGTTGTGCTGCGACGACAACAATACTGCATATCATTAAAAGCGGTGATCATGTTATTGCGATGGATGACATGTACGGCGGTACTTTCCGTCTTTTCGACAAAGTACTAAAGCACGACGGAATTGATTTTTCCTATACGGATCTTACCAAGGTGGAAAACTTCGAAAAGGCGATAAAGCCAAATACGAAGATGGTGTGGTTAGAGACGCCGACCAATCCCACTTTGAAACTTGTCGATATCAAAGGCATCTGCGCAATAGCAAAGGCCAAAGGAATTATCGTGGCTGTGGACAACACGTTCATGAGCCCTTATTTCCAGCGTCCTCTAGAGTTGGGGGCAGACATTGTTGTTCACTCGGCAACGAAGTATATCGGCGGTCACAGTGATGTGGTCGGTGGAATCGCCGTCACTTCGCGAGAGGACTTGGCCGAGAAGCTGGCGTTTTTAAGTAACGGAATGGGCGCTATCCAAGGACCTTTTGATTCATTCATGTGCTTAAGAAGTTTGAAAACTTTGCCATTGCGTATGAAAGCCCATCAGGAAAATGCGATGGCCATTGCCAAGTTTTTGGAAAATCATCCCAAAGTGGACAAAGTCATCTATCCGGGTCTTGAGAGCCATCCTCAACATGCTTTGGCGAAAGAACAGATGCATGGTTTCGGCGGAATGATCACGTTCTACATTAAGGGAGGTATGGATTCTGCCCGCAAATTCCTGGAAAATGTGAATGTTTTCTCGTTGGCAGAGAGCTTGGGGGGCGTTGAAAGTCTTATCGAGCACCCCGCAATTATGACGCACGCCTCCGTTCCGGCGGAAAATCGCAAGGCTTTGGGGATCGATGATTCCTTGATTCGCCTCTCAGTAGGGGTGGAGGACTTGAACGATCTACTAAACGACTTAAAAAACGCCTTCGATAAAGCCTAA
- a CDS encoding alkaline phosphatase D family protein translates to MQIHSLFATSLLSTLLLLNISCAEKSQAPESMSLKLLRMQAEANYQTDIVQNPASLKSVQRIAFVSGIDQTQPQHFWSTVASHKPDLVIAAGNTVHSTKAFEKPLLAQYKKLDENEDYRKIRQNTPFMATWDELDFGLRHGDSSFQGKNENRDAFVKYWNYIPKLQAKSAKGVEHSLLLGPPGKRVQIIVLDTRFYATPWTESGVDGKFKKNWSKSASLLGTSQWNWLASELKKDSDFKVIVSSLQVAANSDDGERWGLYPHDRQKLFDTIRNAGAKKVIIVSGNRNFGALGKVDMDNYGPLYDLTVGPFNESVMSAEKDRHYIGDAVNSENFGLLEWDWKHRTLHLKILDQENKVSKELSLKI, encoded by the coding sequence ATGCAGATTCATTCTCTTTTCGCTACGTCCCTTTTAAGTACGTTGCTTCTTTTAAATATTTCGTGCGCGGAAAAAAGTCAGGCGCCGGAGTCCATGAGTCTGAAGCTTTTAAGAATGCAAGCCGAAGCCAATTATCAGACTGACATCGTTCAGAATCCAGCCTCTTTAAAAAGCGTGCAAAGAATCGCCTTTGTCTCTGGCATCGATCAAACTCAGCCCCAACACTTCTGGAGCACCGTCGCTTCACACAAGCCAGATCTGGTGATCGCAGCGGGAAACACGGTTCATTCGACCAAAGCTTTCGAAAAGCCCCTTTTAGCTCAGTATAAAAAGCTGGATGAAAATGAAGACTATAGAAAAATTCGCCAGAACACTCCATTCATGGCCACTTGGGATGAATTAGATTTTGGCCTTCGCCACGGCGACTCTTCATTCCAAGGCAAAAATGAAAATCGTGATGCCTTTGTAAAGTACTGGAACTACATTCCCAAGTTGCAAGCAAAGTCGGCTAAAGGCGTTGAACATTCTTTGCTTTTGGGACCTCCAGGTAAACGGGTGCAAATTATTGTGTTGGACACGCGTTTCTATGCGACACCCTGGACCGAAAGCGGCGTTGACGGGAAGTTCAAAAAGAACTGGTCGAAATCAGCAAGTCTTTTGGGTACCTCGCAATGGAACTGGTTGGCTTCAGAGCTAAAAAAAGATTCGGACTTCAAAGTCATCGTCTCATCCTTGCAAGTCGCCGCCAATTCTGACGACGGCGAACGCTGGGGCCTTTACCCCCATGACCGTCAAAAACTTTTCGATACCATTCGCAATGCCGGCGCGAAAAAAGTCATCATCGTCAGTGGAAATCGTAACTTTGGGGCTCTTGGAAAAGTCGACATGGATAATTACGGACCTCTTTATGATTTAACCGTCGGTCCTTTTAATGAATCGGTGATGAGCGCGGAAAAAGATCGTCACTACATCGGCGACGCTGTAAATTCTGAAAACTTTGGCCTGCTCGAGTGGGACTGGAAGCACCGAACTTTGCACCTAAAGATACTTGATCAAGAAAACAAGGTTTCCAAAGAACTAAGTCTCAAAATCTAA
- a CDS encoding hemolysin III family protein — MKVLQKIEYGERFNTFSHALGAFLALVGSVLLIGLAASKQDTWRLFSFSVYAFTTVGLYCISTIYHGTQGQKKDFYRKLDYIGIYLKIAGNYTPYAILALRGNTGWMVLGVVWTLAVLGIMWELVASPKNRSLSLALYGIMSVTVLPALKQLMDAIPPLGFAMIMAGFISYAIGVYFFFNDTKIKHGHGLWHLCVMAGTAFQYLCVLIYLT, encoded by the coding sequence ATGAAGGTTTTGCAGAAGATTGAGTACGGGGAACGTTTTAATACCTTTTCACATGCATTGGGAGCATTCCTGGCGCTTGTGGGGTCCGTACTTCTGATCGGCCTTGCCGCCTCTAAACAGGATACTTGGCGTTTATTTTCTTTTTCTGTTTATGCATTCACGACTGTGGGTCTTTATTGTATCTCCACCATCTATCATGGCACGCAAGGGCAGAAGAAAGACTTCTACCGCAAGCTTGATTATATCGGCATTTATTTGAAGATCGCAGGTAACTATACGCCTTATGCTATTTTGGCTTTGCGTGGAAACACGGGATGGATGGTTCTTGGCGTAGTTTGGACTCTGGCGGTTCTTGGAATTATGTGGGAGCTTGTTGCCTCTCCAAAAAACCGCAGTTTGTCTCTCGCATTGTATGGCATCATGAGCGTCACTGTTCTACCCGCCCTTAAGCAACTGATGGATGCGATTCCGCCTTTGGGTTTTGCCATGATTATGGCAGGCTTTATTTCTTACGCCATCGGAGTCTATTTCTTCTTCAACGATACAAAAATCAAACATGGCCACGGCTTGTGGCATCTGTGTGTGATGGCGGGGACCGCATTTCAATATCTGTGCGTACTCATTTATCTGACCTAG
- a CDS encoding DNA-3-methyladenine glycosylase translates to MKILPQDFYFEDTTSVAKSLLGKILHIRKGHEEHQARIVEVEAYLGIEDPACHTFGDRRTPRTKSMYLNGGHSYVYMIYGMYYCLNFVTRTEKHPEAVLIRGVQPLNAEPHVKKKDIKTNGPGKLCKYYSINKDDDGLKLWKNTSALFVSEDDHIIKPKQIVSRPRIGVDYAGEAAHWPLRFYLQDNLYISRP, encoded by the coding sequence ATGAAAATTCTGCCACAAGATTTCTACTTTGAAGACACCACCAGCGTCGCGAAGTCGCTTCTTGGAAAAATCTTACATATTCGAAAAGGCCACGAAGAGCACCAGGCTCGCATCGTCGAGGTGGAGGCTTATTTAGGTATTGAAGATCCGGCTTGCCATACCTTTGGAGATCGACGCACACCTCGCACTAAGTCGATGTATTTGAACGGGGGACATAGTTACGTCTATATGATTTATGGAATGTACTACTGTTTAAACTTCGTCACTCGCACAGAAAAGCATCCTGAAGCTGTTCTGATTCGAGGGGTGCAGCCATTGAATGCCGAGCCTCACGTCAAAAAGAAAGACATTAAAACCAATGGCCCTGGAAAGCTTTGCAAATATTACAGCATCAACAAAGACGATGACGGCTTAAAACTTTGGAAAAATACTTCCGCACTTTTTGTGAGTGAAGATGATCACATTATTAAACCGAAACAAATTGTTTCGCGGCCCCGCATTGGCGTTGACTACGCTGGTGAGGCCGCTCACTGGCCTTTGCGTTTCTATTTACAGGACAATCTTTATATTTCTCGCCCCTAA
- the pgeF gene encoding peptidoglycan editing factor PgeF, with the protein MNLEQTELGYEVRLPHFTIFLGGVNAQLPQLKSFYPDYTFVRVKQIHSDAVVESRDGHLDYQIIADAHYTKEKNLALCVITADCVPALIYDATTDLIAGIHAGWRGVASKIIPKTIEKLVAEGAKPENLHVVIGPHIQKPSFEVGTDVRDQILSSLGPLSPADRAQYFEALPENKSLVDLNQVVRTQLQQAGILPDQVFLLHINTVTDSRFHSYRRDKEKSGRQISFICRTS; encoded by the coding sequence ATGAATCTGGAGCAAACCGAGTTAGGATATGAAGTGCGCCTTCCGCATTTCACAATCTTTCTAGGTGGAGTGAATGCCCAGTTGCCACAACTGAAATCTTTTTATCCCGACTACACATTTGTGCGCGTAAAACAAATTCATAGCGATGCAGTGGTGGAAAGCCGTGACGGTCATCTTGATTACCAAATTATCGCTGATGCCCACTACACCAAAGAAAAGAATCTAGCTTTATGTGTAATCACGGCGGACTGCGTGCCCGCGCTTATTTATGATGCGACGACAGATCTGATCGCTGGCATTCATGCAGGCTGGCGAGGTGTGGCTTCCAAAATTATCCCCAAAACAATTGAAAAGCTTGTTGCCGAAGGTGCAAAACCAGAAAACTTGCATGTCGTTATCGGACCCCACATTCAGAAACCCAGTTTTGAAGTCGGCACAGATGTCAGAGACCAGATTCTTTCTAGCCTCGGACCCTTAAGTCCCGCAGACCGTGCCCAATATTTTGAGGCCCTTCCCGAAAATAAATCTTTGGTGGATCTTAATCAGGTCGTGCGCACTCAGTTGCAACAAGCGGGCATCCTGCCCGATCAGGTTTTCCTTCTGCATATTAATACCGTCACTGATTCCAGATTCCACTCTTACCGTCGGGACAAAGAAAAATCAGGACGACAAATCAGCTTCATCTGTCGAACCTCATGA
- a CDS encoding RluA family pseudouridine synthase → MQKINVTATSEMHGLRLDKALALIEEIGTRSRASHLIDSSAILLNGKTAKASATVKENDQIEITLPEAVPSELQPYDFKLDILFEDEDLIVINKPAGLVVHPAAGHAHDTLVNALIAHTEDLSMKFGEERPGIVHRLDKETSGIIVTAKNDKAHESLTAQFKERSTHRIYYAVCVGTAKALSSGTIKSFLARHPTDRKRYASVLDEDKRPYADKENPPEIGKWAVTHYEVLNRKSGLSYLKLKLETGRTHQIRVHLSETGLPIAGDVLYGADKKTKNIEARETQESIRGLNRFLLHAAELGFTHPRTQERMFFQKDWPEDILQLLKKWGLR, encoded by the coding sequence TTGCAAAAAATTAATGTCACAGCGACATCCGAGATGCACGGGCTGCGCCTGGATAAGGCTTTAGCTCTTATTGAAGAAATCGGAACTCGATCCCGCGCCTCTCACCTTATTGATTCGTCGGCCATTCTGCTCAATGGAAAGACCGCTAAAGCTTCGGCTACGGTAAAGGAAAATGATCAGATCGAAATCACTTTGCCTGAAGCCGTCCCCTCGGAACTTCAACCTTATGACTTTAAACTGGATATTCTTTTTGAGGACGAAGATCTTATCGTAATCAACAAACCGGCAGGCTTGGTCGTACACCCGGCTGCGGGCCATGCGCACGACACTTTGGTAAATGCTTTGATTGCCCACACCGAAGATCTTTCAATGAAGTTTGGCGAAGAGCGGCCGGGCATCGTGCATCGCCTGGATAAAGAGACCAGCGGCATCATCGTAACCGCAAAGAATGACAAGGCTCATGAGTCACTCACGGCTCAATTCAAAGAGCGCAGCACTCATCGGATCTATTATGCAGTTTGTGTCGGCACAGCAAAAGCCTTGTCTTCAGGAACGATAAAAAGCTTCTTGGCCCGTCATCCAACGGACCGCAAACGTTATGCCTCTGTTCTCGATGAAGACAAGCGACCCTATGCGGATAAAGAAAACCCTCCAGAGATTGGAAAATGGGCAGTCACTCATTACGAAGTTTTAAATCGTAAAAGCGGACTTAGTTATCTAAAACTAAAGCTTGAGACCGGAAGAACTCATCAGATTCGCGTGCATCTTTCGGAAACCGGTCTGCCTATAGCCGGGGATGTTCTTTATGGCGCGGACAAAAAGACAAAGAACATCGAAGCCCGGGAAACTCAGGAATCCATTCGCGGACTGAATCGCTTTCTGCTTCATGCTGCGGAGTTGGGTTTTACTCACCCCAGAACGCAAGAAAGAATGTTCTTTCAAAAGGACTGGCCAGAAGATATTTTACAGTTGTTAAAAAAATGGGGTCTAAGATGA
- a CDS encoding helix-turn-helix domain-containing protein → MQATSRYNYYEILELTANAPQHEVSAAYDRARTTYSGENPAIYTIFSEQEARELLVLIEEAYQVLGNKILRNIYDQRLLSGRASLNDLTYASIVEASKQVFPEQKVEKPAPSFKKDEAFEKEIAARDNWDGAFLQKIREYKQISVQRMSEITKINSYYVTAVENMDASNLPAVVFVRGYVVQIAKALGLDDKKVADSYMKNFKNGLGK, encoded by the coding sequence ATGCAAGCGACGTCACGGTATAACTACTACGAGATTCTTGAACTGACAGCAAATGCACCTCAACACGAGGTCAGCGCTGCCTATGACCGCGCGCGCACGACTTACTCGGGCGAAAATCCCGCCATTTATACCATCTTTTCAGAACAAGAAGCTCGCGAGCTATTGGTTTTAATCGAAGAGGCTTATCAGGTTCTTGGGAACAAGATTCTTAGAAATATTTATGATCAAAGACTGTTAAGCGGTCGCGCTTCTCTCAACGATCTGACCTATGCCTCTATTGTTGAAGCTAGCAAGCAGGTCTTCCCAGAACAAAAAGTTGAGAAGCCCGCCCCTTCTTTCAAAAAAGACGAAGCTTTTGAAAAAGAAATCGCTGCCCGCGACAACTGGGATGGGGCTTTCCTTCAAAAGATTCGTGAATACAAACAAATTTCCGTACAACGTATGAGTGAGATCACTAAAATCAACTCTTACTACGTTACCGCTGTTGAGAATATGGATGCTTCCAATCTTCCGGCTGTGGTTTTTGTGCGCGGATATGTGGTGCAAATTGCTAAAGCACTGGGTTTGGACGACAAAAAAGTTGCCGACTCTTACATGAAGAATTTCAAGAACGGTCTTGGAAAGTAA
- a CDS encoding P-loop NTPase: protein MERDLHKAYLESLEFKKTSNEHTETKLWVVASGKGGVGKTFVSSSLGITLSKLGHSVVIVDLDLSGANIHTSLGLPPSHMNIRHFFEGVKTLQELVIPTPFPHLSYVQGFWDSWTPTDFSYAQIQNLLPELKKLRADYVIVDLGAGALEAHLELFKAADEKFLITTPEPTSIEKTYRFIEAFVCHSLRESSTPDAYGNMISTLRNHRQRTLEKPFSFRSYLKEQTGFHYDFFEALSATPVRLIVNSARSQSNADLGHSIKSVCKKYYDLGIDFAGAIDFDNAVWQSIRSREHVLEAQPFTPLAGQFLATCKQLIDPEELRAVV from the coding sequence ATGGAACGAGATCTTCATAAGGCCTATTTAGAATCTTTGGAGTTCAAAAAAACTTCAAATGAGCACACTGAAACAAAGCTGTGGGTCGTCGCCTCTGGAAAAGGTGGAGTCGGCAAAACGTTTGTTTCCTCAAGTTTAGGCATCACCCTTTCAAAATTGGGTCACTCCGTTGTGATCGTCGATTTGGATCTTAGCGGTGCAAATATTCACACTTCTCTTGGCTTACCCCCTTCCCACATGAATATCCGTCATTTCTTTGAAGGCGTTAAAACTTTGCAAGAGCTGGTTATTCCAACCCCGTTTCCACATCTTTCTTATGTTCAGGGATTTTGGGATTCATGGACGCCGACAGATTTTTCTTACGCTCAAATTCAGAATCTTTTGCCAGAACTAAAAAAGCTTCGCGCCGACTATGTCATCGTGGACCTGGGTGCTGGCGCTTTAGAAGCGCACTTAGAGCTATTTAAAGCTGCTGACGAGAAGTTCCTGATCACAACTCCCGAGCCCACGAGCATCGAAAAAACATATCGCTTTATCGAAGCTTTCGTCTGCCATTCTCTACGCGAAAGCTCTACGCCCGATGCTTACGGCAACATGATTTCTACTCTGAGAAATCATCGGCAAAGAACTTTGGAAAAACCTTTTTCTTTCAGATCTTATTTGAAGGAACAAACGGGATTTCACTATGACTTCTTTGAAGCTCTGTCTGCGACGCCCGTGCGTTTGATTGTGAACTCAGCTCGCAGCCAATCCAATGCGGATTTGGGTCATTCAATTAAGAGTGTCTGCAAAAAGTACTACGACTTAGGTATTGATTTTGCTGGTGCGATCGACTTCGACAACGCTGTGTGGCAGTCAATCCGCTCTCGAGAACATGTCTTGGAGGCTCAGCCTTTCACTCCTTTAGCAGGACAATTTTTAGCGACTTGCAAACAACTTATTGATCCCGAGGAGCTTCGCGCCGTAGTATAA
- the tsaB gene encoding tRNA (adenosine(37)-N6)-threonylcarbamoyltransferase complex dimerization subunit type 1 TsaB: MKILAMETSTLLGGVAVVIDGQVVAEESSLRQKTHSENISPFIEHCLRKAQITLEDIDVFAVGQGPGSFTGIRVAANAGKTFSYSFNKPLVTIDTLMLLAAQVQDKSKPVLAIINAYKNMVYMGLFDVRGAEPTYIKGPDAVPVRDLKNHVDRECLVVGDGWEAYSEYFPEELMKKCLRDPQLPDHALASTLGIMAEQRALAGRTLDWKSFVPLYIRASEAEETKKGILISPLK; encoded by the coding sequence ATGAAGATTTTAGCTATGGAAACCAGCACTCTGCTTGGCGGAGTTGCTGTTGTCATTGATGGACAAGTGGTGGCTGAGGAATCCTCTTTACGTCAGAAGACTCATAGCGAAAACATCAGCCCCTTCATCGAGCACTGTTTACGAAAAGCCCAAATTACACTTGAGGACATTGATGTCTTCGCCGTAGGCCAAGGGCCGGGAAGTTTCACTGGTATTCGCGTTGCCGCCAATGCCGGGAAAACTTTTTCTTATAGCTTCAACAAGCCGCTCGTGACCATCGATACGCTGATGCTTCTGGCCGCCCAGGTGCAGGACAAAAGCAAGCCTGTCCTTGCTATCATCAACGCTTACAAAAACATGGTTTACATGGGGCTATTCGATGTTCGTGGAGCAGAACCCACCTACATCAAAGGTCCTGACGCCGTCCCCGTACGCGACCTAAAAAATCACGTCGACAGGGAGTGCCTGGTCGTCGGTGATGGGTGGGAAGCTTATAGTGAGTACTTTCCTGAAGAGCTGATGAAAAAATGCCTTCGCGATCCCCAACTTCCCGATCATGCTTTGGCATCGACTTTGGGAATTATGGCGGAACAACGCGCTTTAGCGGGCCGCACTTTAGACTGGAAATCTTTCGTACCTCTTTATATTCGCGCCTCTGAAGCCGAAGAGACAAAAAAAGGAATTTTAATCTCGCCGCTGAAGTAG
- the rseP gene encoding RIP metalloprotease RseP, whose product MNIFSYLQSGLSAIIPFVILLGILIFVHELGHFLVARWCGVRVEVFSLGFGKKLLKYKKGDTTYALSLIPLGGYVKMFGEQPGDHISDEDKKHSFTHKNVWQRIAVVIAGPLMNFLFAVLVFFAVALIGEDAKTPVVGDVAQNTPAYAAGFRSGDKVVSINETPVNTWEDLQRSLSLKENHNLHIDVVVQREGTGETAKIATDAKAEPNPNVLSSYDYVANVDGLTPYSAGTTIGVLEGSPLAALGVQTGDSIMSINGQKVSYWRQLEDTLAKQNAKEPLTIEIMGLREGDKEAKPLTITLAPTASIKTYSMASLGFESSELYLSKVMDNSPAKAAGLHAMDRLISINNVALKKWEDVINNIKSFDGKNPVALTVLRDGQKLNLNITPKMTTQMLPTGTEEKRYTIGIAPIANIAAPELMIVRSENIGQAFARGVEKTWDVSVMTVMSFVRLFQAKISPKNIGGVISIGQAASETFKIGLTQFLQMMAIISVNLFILNLLPIPVLDGGHLVFYAIEVVKGAPLSMRKMELAQQVGLALLMSLMIFALFNDFTRILGL is encoded by the coding sequence ATGAATATCTTTTCTTATCTTCAATCAGGTTTATCAGCAATCATCCCTTTTGTTATCTTGCTCGGAATTTTGATTTTCGTGCACGAGCTTGGACACTTCCTTGTCGCTCGCTGGTGTGGAGTACGTGTTGAAGTTTTCAGTTTGGGTTTTGGCAAAAAACTTCTGAAATATAAAAAAGGTGATACTACCTACGCACTGTCACTTATTCCTTTGGGCGGTTATGTGAAAATGTTCGGCGAACAACCGGGCGATCATATTTCTGACGAAGATAAGAAGCATTCGTTCACCCATAAGAATGTATGGCAAAGAATTGCTGTGGTTATTGCCGGTCCTTTAATGAACTTCCTGTTCGCAGTTTTGGTATTTTTTGCCGTAGCCCTTATCGGCGAAGACGCAAAAACTCCGGTTGTTGGTGATGTCGCTCAAAATACGCCTGCGTATGCGGCTGGTTTCCGCTCTGGCGATAAAGTTGTTTCTATCAACGAAACTCCCGTCAACACATGGGAAGACTTACAACGTTCTTTAAGCCTTAAAGAAAATCACAATCTTCATATTGATGTCGTCGTACAACGCGAAGGCACTGGCGAAACGGCGAAGATCGCAACCGACGCGAAAGCGGAGCCAAACCCTAACGTTCTTAGCTCTTACGACTATGTCGCGAATGTGGATGGTTTGACTCCGTATTCTGCGGGCACCACGATTGGCGTACTAGAAGGATCTCCGCTGGCGGCGTTGGGCGTGCAAACTGGCGATTCCATCATGTCTATCAACGGACAAAAAGTTTCCTACTGGAGACAGCTGGAAGACACTTTAGCAAAACAGAATGCCAAAGAACCCTTAACAATAGAAATTATGGGTTTGCGCGAAGGTGACAAAGAAGCCAAACCTTTGACAATCACTTTAGCACCAACGGCTTCAATCAAGACGTACTCTATGGCTAGCTTAGGATTTGAAAGCTCTGAACTTTACCTCAGCAAAGTCATGGATAACTCTCCGGCAAAGGCTGCCGGACTGCATGCGATGGATCGCTTGATTTCCATTAACAATGTCGCACTTAAAAAATGGGAAGATGTCATTAATAACATCAAGTCCTTTGATGGAAAAAATCCTGTGGCTTTAACGGTTCTACGCGATGGTCAGAAGTTGAATCTGAATATCACGCCGAAGATGACCACCCAGATGCTTCCAACCGGAACAGAAGAAAAACGCTACACGATCGGCATTGCGCCTATTGCTAATATTGCCGCTCCAGAGTTGATGATCGTTCGATCTGAAAACATTGGCCAAGCTTTCGCTCGCGGTGTGGAAAAAACTTGGGACGTGTCAGTCATGACGGTGATGAGCTTTGTGCGTCTATTCCAGGCGAAGATTTCTCCGAAAAATATCGGCGGCGTCATCTCGATCGGTCAGGCGGCCAGCGAAACTTTCAAAATCGGCCTGACTCAATTCTTGCAAATGATGGCGATCATTTCCGTGAACCTTTTTATCTTAAACCTGCTACCAATCCCGGTGCTAGATGGCGGACACTTGGTGTTCTATGCCATCGAGGTTGTGAAGGGTGCACCATTAAGCATGAGAAAAATGGAGCTGGCACAACAAGTAGGTCTGGCTTTATTGATGAGTCTTATGATCTTCGCCTTGTTTAACGACTTCACACGCATTCTTGGGTTATGA